In one Novosphingopyxis iocasae genomic region, the following are encoded:
- the pepN gene encoding aminopeptidase N — protein MADVQKTFADAPTIIRREDYTPPAWLVPEVALDFDLGLEETRVYSTLKVARNPDAAAREPLRLKGDGIEPEEVTVDGERINDWRMEEGDLVLPLPADAHHIGITTALKPSDNTQLMGLYASNGMLCTQCEAEGFRRITFHPDRPDVLSRYTVRMEGDAKTFPVLLSNGDLVGEGEGENGRHYAVWNDPHLKPSYLFALVAGDLVVNRDTFTTMSGRKVELGIFVREGDLDRTGHAMTALKNSMKWDEETYGREYDLDIFNIVAVSDFNMGAMENKGLNIFNTRYILADPDTATDNDYDGIEGVVAHEYFHNWSGNRVTCRDWFQLSLKEGFTVLRDQQFSAHMGSEPVKRIEDVRILRAAQFPEDGGPLAHPIRPDSYMEISNFYTATVYNKGAEVIRMMLTMIGKDRFRKGTDLYFDRHDGEAATCEDFVSAIEDGGDVDLTQFRRWYSEAGTPHVAATLRHEGDTAVLELKQTKGAGTEEPAPSEMVIPLRIALFDRETGRNLREELVILDAPEKTVRFEGFEAAPVLSINRGFSAPIILDNRRDPADLAFLSAHEDDPFARFEAMQQLMIDHLVGVIGGEAGDEKLIVDSIAAALDEDGIDRAFLAEMVQPPAESFLGEQMLVIDPAAIHEARAALRKTIATQLKDRWQAHYDACSSVPFSLDADAKAARKLQGVALSYLAAADEDAAADLAFVQFERADNMTQRLSALATLSHGASDKREAAFDIFYNRYRDDALVLDKWFGLQALSLRDDTLEAVKALADHADFTLKNPNRVRALYGSFTANQARFHDESGEGYRMLADLIMTLDDKNAQLAARFVPTLGRWRRFEEKRSVLMRAELERIADKQGLSKDTSEQVLKSLGR, from the coding sequence ATGGCAGACGTACAGAAAACCTTCGCCGACGCGCCCACCATCATCCGGCGGGAGGACTACACGCCGCCCGCCTGGCTGGTGCCGGAAGTGGCGCTCGATTTCGATCTCGGGCTGGAAGAAACGCGGGTCTATTCCACGCTGAAGGTCGCACGGAATCCCGACGCCGCCGCGCGCGAGCCGCTGCGCCTGAAGGGCGACGGGATTGAGCCGGAAGAAGTCACCGTCGATGGCGAGCGGATCAACGACTGGCGGATGGAGGAGGGCGATCTCGTCCTGCCGCTGCCCGCGGACGCGCACCATATCGGCATCACCACCGCGCTGAAGCCATCGGACAATACGCAGCTGATGGGCCTCTACGCCTCGAACGGCATGCTGTGCACCCAGTGCGAGGCGGAGGGCTTCCGCCGCATCACCTTCCACCCGGACCGGCCCGATGTGCTGTCGCGCTACACCGTGCGGATGGAGGGCGATGCCAAGACCTTCCCCGTTCTGCTGTCCAATGGCGATCTGGTGGGGGAAGGCGAGGGCGAGAACGGCCGCCATTACGCCGTCTGGAACGATCCGCATCTGAAACCCAGCTATCTGTTCGCGCTTGTGGCGGGCGATCTGGTGGTCAACCGCGATACGTTCACCACCATGAGCGGACGCAAGGTGGAACTGGGCATCTTCGTGCGCGAAGGCGATCTCGATCGCACCGGCCACGCCATGACCGCGCTGAAAAATTCGATGAAGTGGGACGAGGAGACCTACGGGCGCGAATATGATCTCGATATCTTCAACATCGTCGCCGTCAGCGATTTCAACATGGGCGCGATGGAGAACAAGGGCCTCAACATTTTCAACACCCGCTACATCCTGGCCGATCCCGATACGGCGACGGACAATGATTATGACGGGATCGAAGGCGTCGTCGCCCATGAATATTTCCACAACTGGTCGGGCAACCGCGTCACCTGCCGGGACTGGTTCCAGCTTTCGCTGAAGGAAGGCTTCACCGTTCTGCGCGATCAGCAGTTCAGCGCCCATATGGGCTCCGAACCGGTCAAGCGGATCGAGGATGTGCGTATCTTGCGCGCCGCGCAGTTCCCGGAAGACGGCGGCCCGTTGGCCCATCCGATCCGGCCTGATTCCTATATGGAAATCTCGAACTTCTACACCGCGACCGTCTACAACAAGGGCGCCGAGGTGATCCGCATGATGCTGACCATGATCGGCAAGGATCGCTTCCGGAAGGGCACCGATCTCTATTTCGATCGCCATGACGGCGAAGCCGCGACCTGCGAGGATTTCGTCTCCGCGATCGAAGACGGCGGCGATGTGGACCTGACACAGTTCCGCCGTTGGTACAGCGAGGCGGGCACGCCGCATGTGGCCGCAACGCTGCGCCATGAAGGCGATACCGCGGTGCTGGAGCTGAAGCAGACCAAGGGCGCGGGCACCGAGGAGCCTGCCCCCAGCGAAATGGTGATCCCGCTGCGCATCGCGCTGTTCGACCGGGAGACCGGCCGCAATCTGCGCGAGGAACTTGTCATTCTGGACGCGCCGGAGAAAACGGTGCGGTTCGAGGGTTTCGAGGCAGCGCCCGTCCTCTCGATCAATCGCGGTTTCTCCGCGCCCATCATTCTCGACAACCGGCGCGATCCCGCCGATCTCGCCTTCCTGTCCGCGCATGAGGACGATCCGTTCGCGCGGTTCGAGGCGATGCAGCAGCTGATGATCGATCATCTGGTCGGCGTGATTGGCGGCGAGGCGGGTGACGAGAAGCTGATCGTCGATTCGATCGCCGCCGCGCTGGACGAGGACGGCATCGACCGCGCCTTCCTGGCCGAAATGGTGCAGCCGCCCGCCGAGAGTTTCCTGGGCGAACAGATGCTGGTGATCGATCCGGCGGCGATCCACGAAGCGCGCGCCGCGCTGCGCAAAACCATCGCCACGCAGCTGAAGGATCGCTGGCAGGCGCATTACGATGCCTGCTCATCGGTGCCTTTCTCGCTGGATGCGGACGCCAAGGCGGCGCGCAAGCTGCAGGGCGTGGCGCTGTCCTATCTGGCCGCTGCGGACGAGGATGCGGCGGCGGATCTGGCCTTTGTCCAGTTCGAACGCGCCGACAATATGACGCAGCGCCTCTCCGCGCTCGCCACGCTGTCGCACGGGGCTTCGGACAAGCGCGAAGCGGCGTTCGATATCTTCTACAACCGCTACCGCGACGATGCGCTCGTGCTCGACAAATGGTTCGGGCTGCAGGCACTGTCCCTGCGCGACGACACGCTGGAGGCGGTGAAGGCGCTGGCGGACCATGCCGATTTCACCCTGAAAAACCCCAACCGCGTGCGCGCGCTCTACGGCAGCTTCACCGCCAATCAGGCGCGCTTCCATGACGAAAGCGGGGAAGGCTATCGCATGCTGGCCGATCTCATCATGACGCTGGACGACAAGAACGCCCAGCTCGCCGCCCGCTTCGTGCCGACGCTCGGCCGTTGGCGCCGGTTCGAGGAGAAACGGTCTGTCCTGATGCGCGCCGAACTGGAGCGGATCGCGGACAAGCAGGGCTTGAGCAAGGACACGAGCGAACAGGTGCTGAAGAGCCTGGGGCGGTAA
- a CDS encoding SDR family NAD(P)-dependent oxidoreductase produces MLIFGLGYTASRLAERLREQGWRIDATGSAGNLDFTDVQSVRAAIGHASHILSSVPPSRETGEDDVLTRYGDAVAAAPARWIGYLSSTGVYGDAGGAWVDESAPIGGGRRSARAEADAAWQTLDDRVRIFRLPGIYGPGRSALDKVRDGSAHRIDLPGQVFSRIHVTDICRAVEASFDAPPGLYNIGDDRPASHNAVTEHACRLLGIEPPPLQTMDEAGLSPMARGFYAENRRVANGKAKRVLGWKPLYPDYKAGLKSLL; encoded by the coding sequence ATGCTCATCTTCGGCCTCGGCTATACGGCATCGCGCCTTGCAGAGCGTCTTCGCGAACAAGGCTGGCGGATCGACGCGACCGGCAGCGCGGGCAATCTCGATTTCACCGACGTGCAGAGCGTGCGCGCCGCCATCGGCCATGCGAGCCACATCCTGTCCTCCGTGCCGCCGAGCCGGGAGACCGGGGAGGACGATGTGCTCACCCGCTATGGCGACGCGGTGGCCGCCGCCCCGGCGCGCTGGATCGGCTATCTCAGCTCCACCGGCGTGTATGGCGATGCGGGCGGCGCCTGGGTGGACGAAAGCGCCCCTATCGGCGGCGGACGGCGCAGCGCGCGGGCGGAGGCCGACGCGGCCTGGCAGACGCTGGACGACCGGGTGCGCATCTTCCGCCTGCCCGGCATTTACGGCCCCGGCCGCAGCGCGCTAGACAAGGTGCGGGACGGCAGCGCGCACCGCATCGATCTGCCCGGCCAGGTGTTCAGCCGCATCCATGTGACTGACATCTGCCGCGCGGTGGAGGCGAGCTTCGATGCGCCGCCGGGCCTTTACAATATCGGCGACGATCGGCCCGCCAGCCATAATGCGGTGACCGAGCATGCATGCCGCCTGCTGGGCATCGAACCGCCGCCGCTGCAGACGATGGATGAGGCGGGCCTCAGTCCGATGGCGCGCGGATTCTACGCCGAAAACCGCCGCGTCGCGAACGGCAAGGCCAAACGCGTTCTGGGGTGGAAGCCGCTCTATCCGGACTACAAGGCGGGGCTGAAAAGCCTGCTCTAG
- a CDS encoding DMT family transporter, which yields MALIWGGTWIVIRDQLSSVPPTWSVCYRFIVAAIGMAVLARVRGQPLRLPARAHAIALMLGASQFVLNFNFVYNAERFVTSGLVASTFALLMLPNALFGRIFLGRRLEPSFFVGTGIAILGVALLFVQEYRAMPASGRDVAFGILLTVGGILSASFANVLQAAKRVQALPLLTLLTWAMGYGVLFNAAVAFVSFGPPVIDPRPAYLFGILYLGLLGSVVTFPLYFGIVRAIGPGKAAYNSVLVPVVAMALSTLFEGYRWSPLAAAGGGIAMLGLLVAMRARR from the coding sequence GTGGCTCTGATCTGGGGCGGGACGTGGATCGTGATCCGCGATCAGCTAAGCTCCGTGCCGCCGACCTGGTCGGTTTGCTATCGCTTCATCGTCGCCGCGATCGGCATGGCGGTGCTGGCGCGGGTGCGCGGTCAGCCGCTGCGGCTGCCCGCCCGCGCCCACGCCATCGCGCTGATGCTGGGGGCGAGCCAGTTCGTCCTGAATTTCAACTTCGTGTACAATGCCGAGCGGTTCGTGACCTCCGGCCTGGTTGCAAGCACCTTTGCGCTCTTGATGCTGCCCAACGCGCTGTTCGGGCGGATATTTTTGGGGCGGCGGCTGGAGCCGAGCTTCTTCGTCGGCACGGGGATCGCGATCCTGGGCGTGGCGCTGTTGTTCGTGCAGGAATATCGCGCCATGCCGGCGAGCGGGCGGGACGTGGCGTTCGGCATTCTGCTCACCGTCGGCGGCATTCTTTCCGCCTCCTTCGCCAATGTGCTGCAGGCGGCCAAGCGGGTGCAGGCGCTGCCGCTGCTGACTTTGCTCACCTGGGCGATGGGCTATGGCGTGCTGTTCAACGCCGCCGTCGCCTTTGTCAGCTTCGGCCCGCCGGTGATCGATCCGCGTCCGGCCTATCTCTTCGGCATCCTGTATCTCGGGCTGCTGGGTTCAGTCGTCACCTTCCCGCTCTATTTCGGGATCGTGCGCGCCATCGGCCCGGGCAAGGCGGCGTATAACAGCGTGCTCGTGCCGGTGGTGGCGATGGCGCTGTCCACCCTGTTCGAGGGCTATCGTTGGTCTCCTCTGGCCGCGGCGGGCGGCGGGATCGCGATGCTGGGCCTGCTGGTGGCGATGCGCGCGCGGCGCTAG
- a CDS encoding threonine aldolase family protein — translation MRFFSDNAAPVHPKIWEALGDADSLDTAYDGDRWSARLDEAFSELFGRECRAMAVTTGTAANALACAAMAAPHQGILCHEEAHIEVDEAGAPGFYTAGAKLMLLPGEGAKITAQALETRLDAIRPDVHQVQAAGISITQATEYGLVYSPEEVAAIAQLAKARGLKLHMDGARFANAVARLDGDGRTITEGVDLLSFGCVKNGGMSAEALVFFDTDLYAASEYRRKRAGHLLSKGRYLAAQLLAMLDGDLWLENARTANAAAALIAEAAGERLLYPVEANEVFLRLTADEAAGLRDKGFDFYDWGTGAARLVTSWQHEEADVRPLADAIGAL, via the coding sequence ATGCGCTTCTTTTCCGACAATGCCGCCCCTGTGCACCCCAAAATCTGGGAGGCGCTGGGTGATGCGGACAGCCTCGATACCGCTTATGACGGGGACCGCTGGTCCGCGCGGCTGGACGAGGCGTTCAGCGAGCTATTCGGGCGCGAATGCCGGGCGATGGCAGTCACCACTGGCACTGCCGCCAATGCGCTGGCCTGCGCCGCGATGGCCGCGCCGCATCAGGGCATTCTCTGTCATGAGGAAGCGCATATCGAGGTGGACGAGGCCGGTGCGCCGGGCTTCTACACCGCGGGCGCCAAGCTGATGCTGCTGCCTGGAGAGGGCGCGAAGATCACCGCTCAGGCGCTCGAAACGCGGCTCGATGCGATTCGGCCCGATGTGCATCAGGTGCAGGCGGCGGGCATTTCGATCACGCAGGCCACGGAATATGGGCTGGTCTATTCGCCCGAGGAAGTGGCCGCGATCGCGCAGCTCGCCAAGGCGCGCGGGCTGAAGCTGCATATGGACGGCGCGCGCTTCGCCAATGCGGTGGCGCGGTTGGACGGGGACGGGCGCACGATCACCGAGGGCGTGGACCTGCTCAGCTTCGGCTGCGTCAAGAATGGCGGGATGAGCGCGGAGGCGCTCGTCTTCTTCGATACCGATCTCTACGCCGCGTCCGAATATCGCCGCAAGCGCGCAGGCCATCTGTTGTCCAAGGGCCGCTATCTCGCCGCGCAGCTGCTGGCGATGCTGGACGGCGATCTCTGGCTGGAGAATGCACGCACCGCCAATGCCGCCGCCGCGCTGATCGCCGAGGCTGCGGGTGAGCGGCTGCTCTATCCGGTGGAGGCGAACGAGGTGTTCCTGCGTCTCACTGCGGACGAGGCTGCGGGGCTGCGAGACAAGGGCTTCGATTTCTACGATTGGGGAACGGGTGCGGCCCGGCTGGTGACGAGCTGGCAGCATGAAGAGGCCGATGTACGTCCGCTGGCCGATGCGATCGGGGCTTTGTGA
- a CDS encoding aminopeptidase P family protein translates to MQTHENRLAALREELGRRGLTGFVVPIADEHLSEYVGEYAQRLQWLTGFAGSAGSAIVLKNKAAIFVDGRYTVQVRDQVDEKLFSYVPLADMSMTDWIRANASEEDVIGYDAWLHTRSWAKEAGQAAARRGAKMVAVDGNPIDSVWSDQPEKPGAKLDVQPLEYAGKSHGEKRAEIATWLKDEGYDATVLTALDSIAWTFNIRGGDIANTPVAIAHALVQADGTATLFVDETKLTDEVRTHLGNEVSVRGYDDYAASLANLAGKAVAVDPERAPAAIFEALDSAGAKIAEKRDPSVLMKAIKNQAEIDGHRAAQARDGAALARFLKWIGETAPKGGLDELTAAAKLRELRAEGGELRDISFRTISASGPHGALPHYSVNEETNREMQVGELYLVDSGGQYRDGTTDVTRVAAIGEPTAEMIKRYTQVLKGHIALDVAVFPKGTTGGALDTLARQFLWKDGVDYGHGTGHGVGAYLAVHEGPQRIAAFGGFAEPLKAGMICSNEPGYYKEGDFGIRIENLVLVEERAIDGAEKDMLGFETLTFAPLERELIDPSLLTDEERRWVDDYHARTLEVVGPQLDGEDREWLETRCAPLG, encoded by the coding sequence ATGCAGACCCACGAAAACCGCCTCGCCGCCCTTCGCGAAGAACTGGGGCGACGCGGGCTGACCGGGTTCGTGGTGCCGATCGCGGACGAGCATCTGTCCGAATATGTCGGCGAATATGCGCAGCGCCTGCAGTGGCTTACCGGCTTTGCAGGCTCGGCCGGCAGCGCCATCGTCCTGAAGAACAAGGCCGCGATTTTCGTGGACGGGCGCTACACCGTGCAGGTGCGCGATCAGGTGGACGAAAAGCTCTTTTCCTACGTCCCGCTGGCCGACATGAGCATGACCGACTGGATCCGCGCCAATGCGAGCGAAGAGGATGTCATCGGCTATGACGCCTGGCTCCACACCCGCAGCTGGGCGAAGGAGGCCGGGCAGGCTGCCGCCCGCCGCGGCGCCAAGATGGTGGCCGTGGACGGCAATCCGATCGATTCGGTCTGGTCCGATCAGCCCGAAAAACCCGGCGCGAAGCTGGACGTCCAGCCGCTCGAATATGCCGGCAAGTCGCATGGCGAAAAGCGGGCCGAGATCGCCACATGGCTGAAGGACGAAGGCTATGACGCTACCGTCCTTACTGCGCTCGACTCCATCGCCTGGACGTTCAACATCCGCGGCGGAGACATCGCCAACACGCCCGTCGCCATTGCGCACGCGTTGGTGCAGGCGGACGGCACCGCGACTTTGTTTGTGGACGAGACGAAGCTGACGGACGAGGTCCGCACGCATCTGGGCAATGAAGTGTCGGTGCGCGGCTATGACGATTATGCCGCCTCGCTCGCCAATCTGGCCGGCAAGGCGGTGGCGGTCGATCCCGAACGCGCGCCGGCTGCGATTTTCGAGGCGCTGGACAGCGCGGGCGCGAAGATTGCCGAAAAGCGCGATCCGTCGGTGCTCATGAAGGCGATCAAGAACCAGGCGGAGATCGACGGGCACCGCGCGGCGCAGGCGCGCGATGGCGCGGCGCTGGCGCGCTTCCTCAAATGGATCGGCGAGACCGCGCCGAAGGGCGGGCTCGACGAGCTGACCGCCGCCGCCAAGCTGCGCGAACTCCGCGCAGAGGGCGGCGAACTGCGCGACATCAGCTTCCGCACCATCTCTGCCAGCGGTCCGCACGGCGCGCTGCCGCATTACAGCGTGAACGAAGAAACCAACCGCGAGATGCAGGTGGGCGAACTCTATCTGGTCGATTCGGGCGGCCAGTATCGCGACGGCACCACCGACGTCACCCGCGTCGCCGCGATCGGCGAGCCGACGGCCGAAATGATCAAGCGCTACACGCAGGTTCTTAAAGGGCATATCGCGCTGGACGTCGCCGTTTTCCCGAAGGGCACCACGGGCGGTGCGCTCGATACGCTGGCGCGTCAGTTCCTGTGGAAGGACGGCGTCGATTACGGCCACGGCACCGGCCACGGTGTGGGTGCCTATCTGGCCGTCCACGAGGGGCCGCAACGAATCGCCGCATTCGGCGGGTTCGCCGAGCCGCTGAAGGCCGGAATGATCTGTTCGAACGAGCCGGGCTATTACAAGGAAGGCGATTTCGGCATCCGGATCGAAAACCTGGTGCTGGTCGAAGAGCGCGCGATCGACGGCGCCGAAAAGGACATGCTGGGCTTCGAAACGCTCACCTTCGCGCCGCTGGAGCGCGAGTTGATCGATCCGTCGCTGCTGACCGACGAAGAGCGCCGCTGGGTGGACGATTACCACGCCCGCACGCTGGAAGTGGTCGGCCCGCAACTGGACGGCGAGGATCGCGAATGGCTGGAAACCCGCTGCGCGCCGCTGGGGTGA
- a CDS encoding S9 family peptidase: MKTHNIPPRAEPRPASSEHHGIVSEDEYSWLRDKGYPKVDDPEILEYLNQENAWFEAHMAPQQPLIDTLFQEMRGRIKEADESVPQKDGDWLYWVSFEEGAEYRKHWRKAADGSGEAELIFDEPAMAEGKEYFSLGAMSVSPDGRLLAYAVDDNGSERYTARVRDLETGKDLPDAIPGTLSDLVWTADGSGFLYCLANEQWRTDNARFHRLGDDPAKDIELFHESDEGFRVSVGESSSRRFLVIASGDHETSEVRLIPADDVMAEPILVRPRETGVEYDVEEREGLLYILTNDAHVNFRLVTAPLDDPSTWTELIAGSDEFYLTGIEAFRDFYVVEGRRAGLDQIEIRYYDDPARIEPVAFPEEAYVAGLGNNPEFDQTVLRIGYNSMVTPSTVFDYDTAKRSLETLKVQEIPSGYDASRYTTERLSITARDGTEVPVSILYRKDRPQGGPLHLYGYGAYGIAIPPGFSTTRLSLVDRGFAFAIAHIRGGDDLGRNWYLTGKREHRMNAFTDFIDCAKGLVDRGYTQKGRISISGGSAGGKLMGAVINMEPDLFGAVVAHVPFVDVLATMLDASLPLTPGEWPEWGNPLTDKAAFELIRSYSPYDNVRAQDYPPMLVTAGLNDPRVTYWEPAKWVARLRARKTDDNVLLLKTNMGAGHGGKSGRWESLKETAEEYAFILWQMGMVEAA; this comes from the coding sequence ATGAAAACGCACAACATTCCGCCGCGCGCCGAACCCCGCCCCGCCTCCAGCGAACATCACGGCATCGTCAGCGAGGATGAATATTCCTGGCTGCGCGACAAGGGCTATCCGAAGGTCGATGACCCCGAAATCCTGGAGTATCTGAATCAGGAAAACGCCTGGTTCGAGGCGCATATGGCGCCGCAGCAGCCGCTGATCGACACGCTGTTCCAGGAGATGCGCGGCCGCATCAAGGAAGCCGATGAGAGCGTGCCGCAAAAGGACGGCGACTGGCTCTATTGGGTCAGTTTCGAAGAAGGCGCGGAATATCGCAAGCACTGGCGCAAGGCCGCCGACGGTTCGGGCGAGGCTGAGCTGATCTTCGACGAGCCGGCAATGGCCGAGGGCAAGGAGTATTTCAGCCTGGGCGCGATGTCGGTGAGCCCCGACGGACGGCTGCTGGCCTATGCAGTCGATGACAACGGGTCCGAACGCTACACCGCGCGCGTGCGCGATCTGGAAACGGGCAAGGACCTGCCCGACGCCATTCCCGGCACCTTGTCCGATCTCGTCTGGACTGCCGACGGATCGGGCTTCCTCTATTGCCTCGCCAACGAACAGTGGCGCACCGACAATGCCCGGTTCCACCGGCTGGGCGACGATCCGGCGAAGGATATCGAGCTCTTCCACGAATCGGACGAAGGCTTCCGCGTGTCGGTGGGCGAAAGCAGCTCGCGGCGCTTCCTCGTCATCGCCAGCGGCGATCATGAAACGAGCGAGGTTCGGCTAATCCCGGCAGACGATGTGATGGCAGAGCCGATCCTGGTGCGTCCGCGCGAAACCGGCGTCGAATATGATGTCGAGGAGCGCGAAGGGCTGCTCTACATCCTCACCAACGACGCGCATGTGAACTTCCGTCTCGTCACCGCGCCGCTGGACGATCCGTCCACCTGGACTGAGCTGATTGCCGGATCGGACGAATTCTACCTCACCGGGATCGAAGCCTTCCGCGATTTCTACGTGGTCGAGGGCCGCCGCGCCGGGCTCGATCAGATCGAAATCCGCTATTATGACGATCCCGCGCGGATCGAGCCGGTGGCGTTTCCCGAAGAGGCTTATGTTGCTGGCCTCGGCAACAATCCCGAGTTCGACCAGACCGTGCTGCGCATCGGCTACAACTCGATGGTCACGCCGAGCACCGTCTTTGACTACGACACCGCCAAGCGCTCGCTCGAGACGCTGAAAGTGCAGGAAATCCCGAGCGGGTACGACGCCTCGCGTTACACCACCGAGCGGCTGTCGATCACCGCGCGCGATGGCACCGAGGTCCCGGTCTCGATCCTCTACCGCAAGGATCGGCCCCAAGGTGGGCCGCTGCATCTCTACGGCTACGGCGCCTATGGCATCGCCATTCCGCCGGGCTTTTCGACGACGCGGCTCAGCCTGGTCGATCGCGGCTTCGCCTTCGCCATCGCGCATATCCGCGGCGGCGACGATCTGGGCCGCAACTGGTATCTCACCGGCAAGCGCGAGCACCGGATGAACGCCTTCACCGACTTCATCGACTGCGCCAAAGGACTGGTCGATCGGGGCTATACGCAGAAGGGCCGCATCTCGATCAGCGGTGGTTCGGCCGGCGGCAAGCTGATGGGCGCGGTGATCAATATGGAGCCCGATCTGTTCGGTGCCGTCGTCGCGCATGTGCCCTTCGTGGACGTGCTTGCCACCATGCTCGACGCTTCGCTGCCGCTGACGCCGGGCGAATGGCCCGAATGGGGCAATCCCTTGACCGACAAGGCTGCGTTCGAACTGATCCGCAGCTATAGCCCGTACGATAATGTGCGCGCGCAGGATTATCCGCCGATGCTGGTGACCGCCGGCCTCAACGATCCGCGTGTCACCTATTGGGAGCCCGCCAAATGGGTCGCGCGCCTGCGGGCCCGCAAGACGGACGACAATGTCCTGCTGCTCAAGACCAATATGGGCGCAGGCCATGGCGGCAAGTCCGGCCGGTGGGAGAGCCTGAAGGAAACGGCGGAAGAATATGCCTTCATCCTGTGGCAGATGGGCATGGTAGAGGCGGCGTGA
- a CDS encoding acyl-CoA thioesterase → MSEPFERRWTAAPEDIDELGHVNNAVWVTWIQDMATSHWQAVADPAHVAAYVWVVTRHEIDYRGNVKAGEPVTGRTWVDGTPRGARFDRRVDFLDGAGKVVVSAKTTWAILDRASGRLIRVPKEVAANFV, encoded by the coding sequence GTGAGCGAACCGTTCGAACGCCGCTGGACCGCCGCGCCGGAAGACATCGACGAGCTAGGCCATGTCAACAACGCGGTCTGGGTCACCTGGATTCAGGACATGGCGACCAGCCACTGGCAGGCGGTGGCCGATCCGGCGCATGTCGCGGCCTATGTGTGGGTCGTGACCCGGCATGAGATCGACTATCGCGGCAATGTGAAAGCGGGCGAACCGGTGACGGGCCGCACCTGGGTCGACGGCACGCCGCGCGGTGCGCGCTTCGATCGGCGCGTGGATTTCCTGGACGGCGCGGGCAAGGTCGTCGTCTCGGCCAAGACCACTTGGGCCATCTTGGACCGCGCCAGCGGCCGCCTGATCCGCGTGCCGAAAGAGGTGGCGGCGAACTTCGTTTGA
- a CDS encoding ImuA family protein → MFHVSRLDPRAETAPDPSLDGAFAPCLQEIFPGPHPASGTGFALAQLGACDRPLLWVQERTAIREGGRPFPHGSAFGCDIIHVAASNAKNALWAMEEGLRCKALSAVIGELWGEPAALDFTATRRLAVASEKHGVPAFLLRIGGAPNLSGARQRWRIGPAPSPPHRWNPAAPGTAAFSAELFRSRTRAPASWTLHHDGAANRLDLAPEAGDRALGESQAG, encoded by the coding sequence ATGTTCCATGTGTCACGCCTCGACCCCCGCGCCGAAACGGCCCCGGACCCCTCGCTCGACGGGGCTTTCGCGCCGTGTCTGCAGGAAATCTTCCCCGGTCCCCATCCGGCGAGCGGCACCGGCTTCGCGCTTGCGCAGCTGGGCGCGTGCGATCGGCCGCTGCTCTGGGTGCAGGAGCGCACGGCGATTCGCGAGGGGGGGCGGCCTTTTCCGCATGGCAGCGCCTTCGGCTGCGACATCATTCATGTCGCCGCGTCCAACGCGAAAAACGCGCTCTGGGCGATGGAGGAGGGCCTGCGATGCAAGGCCCTGAGCGCGGTGATCGGCGAATTATGGGGCGAGCCCGCGGCGCTGGACTTTACGGCCACGCGGCGGCTGGCGGTGGCGAGCGAAAAGCATGGCGTGCCGGCCTTTCTGCTGCGCATCGGCGGCGCGCCCAATCTTTCGGGCGCGCGGCAGCGGTGGCGGATCGGCCCCGCGCCCTCCCCGCCGCATCGCTGGAACCCCGCTGCGCCGGGCACCGCCGCCTTTTCCGCAGAGCTGTTCCGATCGCGCACCCGCGCGCCCGCCAGCTGGACGCTGCATCATGACGGCGCGGCAAATCGTCTCGATCTGGCTCCCGAAGCTGGCGATCGAGCGCTGGGAGAAAGCCAGGCCGGATAG